Proteins from one Corticium candelabrum chromosome 4, ooCorCand1.1, whole genome shotgun sequence genomic window:
- the LOC134178452 gene encoding rhodopsin-like, translating into MSGWNYSTFINCSDVNNSCSHNESNVFDSPPLIDAADIVNLVPCSIAFVLCTFVLIVLFKSGKALKSSGHLLIANATFGDLFGITVLGLNSWVYLHPMTMTESNRIICKVYYFFFVFMHAWTGWSSTALAYDRYDMVARPLNRKLTLKKAKLCVVAIIVFCALWAAFPLVGWSEYRLQSHGACSMAYTVDIPEEIGSAMFTLLFFTVNYVIPLIIDVICLIGVLIVALSHIRRKRLRLSSGFAHSTSTSNTNENRNETSPLAIIATRPFIVVTTTIASNVFLTAPLLIIIVLRKFGVIPWTLHVGKVQVVGLGMHLTVYNHLFNAVLYIIYVKNIISSAFFCFKRYKKKAERNQMTQQIRVVPRSKTTTQQPGTTSVVASADDVF; encoded by the coding sequence ATGTCGGGATGGAATTATTCTACTTTCATCAACTGTTCCGACGTAAACAACAGCTGCAGTCACAACGAGTCGAATGTTTTCGACTCGCCGCCGCTGATAGATGCTGCAGACATCGTCAACCTCGTGCCTTGCTCGATCGCGTTTGTCCTCTGCACGTTCGTCTTAATCGTTCTTTTCAAATCGGGAAAAGCTCTGAAGTCGTCAGGACACTTGCTGATCGCGAACGCAACATTCGGAGACTTGTTTGGGATAACAGTGCTAGGCTTGAATTCGTGGGTGTATCTGCATCCGATGACGATGACCGAGTCCAACAGGATCATCTGCAAGGTCTACTATTTCTTCTTCGTATTTATGCATGCTTGGACTGGATGGTCGTCTACCGCTTTAGCGTATGACAGATATGACATGGTCGCACGACCGCTGAATAGAAAATTGACACTGAAAAAAGCGAAACTGTGTGTTGTCGCAATTATTGTCTTTTGTGCTCTCTGGGCAGCGTTTCCTCTCGTCGGATGGAGCGAATATCGTTTGCAATCGCATGGGGCTTGCAGCATGGCGTACACCGTCGACATACCAGAAGAGATCGGTAGTGCAATGTTCACTCTCTTATTTTTCACCGTCAATTACGTCATACCTCTTATTATTGACGTCATTTGCCTTATTGGAGTTCTGATCGTAGCGCTGTCTCATATACGACGCAAGAGATTACGACTTTCAAGTGGTTTTGCTCATTCCACAAGTACCTCTAACACAAATGAAAATCGGAACGAAACGTCTCCTCTTGCCATAATTGCTACGCGTCCTTTCATAGTCGTCACAACAACTATTGCATCAAATGTTTTCCTGACAGCACCATTACTCATCATCATCGTTTTAAGGAAATTCGGTGTAATACCGTGGACACTACACGTGGGAAAAGTTCAAGTGGTTGGTTTGGGAATGCATCTGACGGTATACAATCATCTCTTTAATGCAGTTCTTTACATAATTTATGTAAAAAACATTATCTCGTCTGCTTTTTTCTGCTTCAAGCGATATAAGAAGAAAGCAGAAAGAAATCAAATGACTCAACAGATTCGTGTCGTTCCCAGAAGCAAGACAACCACCCAGCAGCCCGGCACAACATCAGTTGTAGCATCAGCAGATGATGTCTTCTAG